A region of Bacteroidota bacterium DNA encodes the following proteins:
- a CDS encoding methyltransferase domain-containing protein, with the protein MKKLDIYLQDVRISKAKQFIKKGSSVLDIGTDDGIMFEKLSHLIDKGVGIEPTVEIVINKGKYSILPGYFPEAMGSSTEQFDAITMLAVLEHVPTEQQKTLGANCAKYLKKGGKVIITVPSPQVDLILDVLGKLKLIDGMQLHEHYGFKPSDTETIFADGFKLHTKKTFQLGLNNLFVFEKI; encoded by the coding sequence ATGAAAAAATTAGACATATACCTACAAGACGTTAGAATTTCAAAAGCGAAACAATTTATAAAAAAAGGAAGTAGTGTATTAGATATTGGTACCGATGATGGTATTATGTTTGAAAAATTAAGCCACTTAATTGATAAAGGAGTTGGGATAGAACCAACCGTTGAAATCGTTATAAATAAAGGGAAATACAGTATTTTACCAGGATACTTTCCCGAAGCAATGGGTAGTTCAACAGAACAGTTTGATGCCATTACCATGTTAGCCGTTTTAGAGCATGTACCAACGGAACAGCAAAAAACATTAGGTGCTAACTGTGCTAAATATTTAAAAAAAGGAGGCAAAGTAATTATCACAGTGCCTTCGCCTCAGGTAGATTTAATATTAGATGTTTTGGGTAAATTGAAATTAATTGATGGCATGCAATTGCACGAACATTATGGGTTTAAGCCAAGCGATACCGAAACCATATTTGCTGACGGATTTAAACTGCATACCAAAAAGACATTTCAATTGGGTTTAAATAATTTATTTGTTTTCGAAAAGATTTAA
- a CDS encoding glycosyltransferase family 2 protein, with translation MPCLNEAETLKICIDKAMKYLKENNIKGEVVIGDNGSTDGSQAIAIQAGARVIDVPRKGYGSALMAAIEASYGKYVIMGDSDDSYDFSRLGLFVEKLREGHDLVMGNRFKGGVAKGAMPFLHRYLGNPVLSFIGRLFFGSKARDFHCGLRGFRQDIVSLLNLQTTGMEFASEMVVKATIFKLNITEVPTTLSPDGRSRPPHLRTWRDGWRHLRFLLLYSPKWLFLIPGIFLMLVGGIMGLCIMQGPVHLFNIYFDTNTLLYAAALVITGFQAINFAIFTRTYAIQMGFLPQNQTLNKMYKYVNLESSLIVGLLVTAIGIGGSIYSVMLWNKVNFGYLDYSSILRVVIPSVVCIIIGLQIILSSFFLSVLGVNKK, from the coding sequence ATGCCTTGTTTAAACGAAGCGGAAACGCTTAAAATATGTATAGACAAAGCCATGAAATATTTAAAGGAAAATAATATAAAAGGCGAAGTAGTTATTGGCGATAATGGCAGTACAGATGGAAGTCAGGCTATTGCTATACAGGCAGGTGCGCGCGTAATTGACGTGCCACGTAAAGGCTATGGCAGTGCTTTAATGGCAGCTATCGAAGCTAGCTATGGTAAATACGTAATTATGGGCGATAGTGACGATAGTTACGATTTTAGCCGTTTAGGATTATTTGTAGAAAAACTACGCGAAGGACATGATTTGGTAATGGGTAACCGTTTTAAAGGTGGAGTAGCCAAAGGAGCCATGCCTTTTTTACACCGTTATTTAGGCAATCCTGTTTTATCATTTATTGGACGTTTGTTTTTTGGTAGTAAAGCACGTGATTTTCATTGCGGCTTAAGAGGATTCAGGCAAGACATAGTAAGCCTACTAAACCTGCAAACTACTGGAATGGAGTTTGCCAGCGAAATGGTGGTAAAAGCCACCATATTTAAGTTAAATATTACCGAAGTACCTACAACCTTATCACCGGACGGACGTTCGCGTCCGCCACATTTACGAACCTGGCGCGATGGATGGCGTCATTTACGCTTTTTATTATTATACAGCCCTAAATGGTTATTTTTAATACCGGGCATATTCTTAATGTTGGTTGGGGGTATTATGGGTTTATGCATTATGCAAGGTCCTGTACATTTATTCAATATATATTTCGACACGAACACTTTATTATACGCAGCAGCTCTTGTCATTACGGGTTTTCAGGCCATTAATTTTGCCATATTTACCCGAACTTATGCCATACAAATGGGCTTTTTACCCCAAAACCAAACTTTAAACAAAATGTATAAATATGTAAACCTCGAATCGTCATTGATAGTAGGTTTACTCGTAACCGCTATAGGCATTGGTGGTTCCATTTATTCAGTTATGTTGTGGAATAAAGTAAATTTTGGATATTTAGATTATTCATCCATTCTTAGGGTGGTAATACCCTCAGTAGTTTGTATCATTATTGGATTACAAATTATATTATCCAGCTTTTTCTTAAGCGTATTGGGGGTTAACAAAAAATAA
- a CDS encoding TolC family protein: protein MNKIKFGIVLVLLSVWHQSNAQLKISLLEAVQMAKDKSLQASINLNTFYAAQFNYKSAYTNLLPSINANINAPGLDRSIGIVPQPDGTIKFIERTQAQSNANLTLQQNILATGGTVYVSSALNRFDLLSSGGYTNWQASPLLVGVTQPLLRFNELKFQWQLAKLRYKQTSRQYAERTEELSMQITQTYFDAVNAEAEYNLASFNLAVNDTLLRLARGRYNLGKIGEDDLLQTELRLMNAQNSFDQATLNYSNNMNQLKIILGLSKETQIELRPETNLPFFEPDITKAVANAVRSRSDFLQINIEQKQIEASLKRAQLNKLPNAELNATYGLSNTADNIEGSYKNPLDQQRVSIGLNVPLMNWGRYRNDYKAAKHQFKAKDAELQLAYLNLEQEVVFQVMQYKQLKQRVFISAKADTIAQKRYEVAKNRYFIGKIDNTNLNIAQTEKDLARNNYYQTLKEYWMSYYRLRRTTLYDFEKQTSLFTEQK, encoded by the coding sequence ATGAATAAAATAAAATTTGGTATTGTATTGGTTTTGTTGAGTGTGTGGCATCAGTCAAACGCGCAACTGAAAATTAGTTTGTTAGAAGCCGTACAAATGGCTAAAGACAAGAGTTTGCAGGCCAGCATTAATTTAAACACATTTTATGCTGCGCAGTTTAATTACAAATCGGCATATACCAATTTATTGCCTTCCATTAATGCCAATATCAATGCACCCGGACTGGACCGGTCTATTGGAATAGTACCACAACCCGATGGAACCATTAAATTTATTGAGCGTACCCAAGCGCAGTCAAACGCCAATTTAACATTACAACAAAACATATTGGCTACAGGCGGAACTGTGTATGTTTCATCGGCTTTAAACAGGTTTGATTTGTTAAGCTCAGGTGGTTATACCAACTGGCAGGCATCGCCTTTATTGGTAGGAGTAACACAACCCTTGTTGCGTTTTAACGAGTTAAAGTTTCAGTGGCAATTAGCCAAGCTTCGTTACAAACAAACCTCCAGACAATATGCTGAGCGCACAGAAGAATTGTCTATGCAAATAACACAAACCTATTTTGATGCGGTAAATGCCGAAGCTGAATATAATTTAGCCAGTTTCAATTTAGCCGTAAACGATACCCTGTTGCGCTTAGCCAGAGGGCGCTATAATTTAGGTAAAATAGGGGAGGATGATTTATTGCAAACCGAATTGCGTTTAATGAATGCGCAAAATAGTTTTGACCAGGCTACCTTGAATTATAGCAATAACATGAACCAGCTCAAAATTATTTTAGGCCTTTCAAAGGAAACCCAGATTGAGTTACGACCGGAAACCAACTTGCCCTTTTTTGAGCCGGATATTACTAAAGCTGTAGCCAATGCAGTAAGAAGTCGAAGCGATTTTTTACAAATAAACATAGAGCAAAAACAAATAGAAGCCAGTTTAAAACGTGCACAGTTAAATAAATTACCCAATGCCGAATTAAATGCTACTTACGGTTTAAGTAATACGGCCGATAATATAGAAGGTAGTTATAAAAACCCCTTAGACCAGCAACGAGTGAGTATAGGTTTAAATGTACCATTAATGAACTGGGGGCGTTACCGCAATGATTACAAAGCCGCTAAACACCAGTTTAAAGCCAAAGATGCCGAATTACAATTAGCCTATTTAAATTTAGAGCAGGAAGTAGTTTTTCAGGTAATGCAATACAAACAATTAAAACAACGTGTATTCATTAGTGCCAAAGCCGATACCATAGCTCAAAAACGGTATGAAGTAGCCAAAAACCGCTATTTTATTGGTAAAATTGACAATACCAATTTAAATATAGCCCAAACCGAAAAAGACTTAGCGCGTAATAATTATTACCAAACCCTGAAAGAATATTGGATGAGCTACTATCGCTTGCGTAGAACCACCCTGTACGATTTTGAAAAACAAACCAGCTTGTTTACCGAACAAAAATAA
- a CDS encoding rhodanese-related sulfurtransferase, producing the protein MTDSLNYLVLAYYNYTRIDDAEDMVAKHMAYCKSLKLRGRIYIAHEGINGTISGTREACEQYMKDLKADVRFSSTEFKIDEVAEHAFQRMHVRYKTEIVYSGLRDPKVIDPTKETGKHLKGQEFLDLKDQEDVIILDVRSNYETRLGKFKNAITLDIENFREFPEKIAELEQYRDKKIITCCTGGIKCEKASALLIKEGFKDVYQLHNGIIGYAKETGGKDFEGVLYVFDGRVSVPVNEINPTVISACKKCGGPAPRNLNCANVECNDQFNMCESCADEMEGACSDACKAHPRKRAYNGTGYYTRFAID; encoded by the coding sequence ATGACAGATTCACTTAATTACTTAGTACTAGCATATTACAATTACACCCGTATTGACGATGCCGAAGATATGGTTGCAAAACACATGGCTTATTGTAAAAGCTTAAAGCTACGTGGGCGCATATATATTGCCCATGAAGGTATTAATGGAACCATTAGTGGTACCCGCGAAGCATGCGAACAATACATGAAAGATTTAAAAGCCGATGTCCGTTTTAGCTCAACCGAGTTTAAAATAGACGAAGTGGCGGAACATGCTTTTCAGCGCATGCATGTAAGGTATAAAACAGAAATAGTATACAGTGGTTTGCGCGACCCTAAAGTAATAGACCCTACCAAAGAAACTGGTAAACATTTAAAAGGTCAGGAATTTTTGGATTTAAAAGATCAGGAAGATGTAATTATTTTAGATGTACGTAGCAATTACGAAACCCGCTTAGGCAAATTTAAAAATGCCATAACGCTTGATATAGAAAATTTTAGAGAGTTTCCTGAAAAAATAGCCGAACTGGAACAATACAGAGATAAAAAAATAATTACCTGCTGCACAGGTGGTATCAAATGCGAAAAAGCATCGGCACTATTAATTAAAGAAGGTTTTAAAGATGTATACCAGTTACACAATGGAATAATTGGTTATGCTAAAGAAACTGGTGGAAAAGATTTTGAAGGCGTATTGTATGTATTTGATGGTCGTGTGAGTGTTCCCGTTAATGAAATAAATCCTACCGTTATTTCAGCCTGCAAAAAATGTGGTGGCCCCGCTCCGCGTAATTTAAATTGTGCCAATGTGGAGTGTAATGACCAATTCAATATGTGCGAAAGCTGTGCAGATGAAATGGAAGGCGCTTGCAGTGATGCTTGCAAAGCACACCCACGCAAACGCGCTTACAACGGAACAGGTTACTATACCCGCTTTGCTATAGATTAG
- a CDS encoding YfhO family protein codes for MNNNVIKKAIPHLVAVGVILLCMFIYFQPFFSGKVLKQYDVSQWRATYEETAKFEKASGERTYWTNSIFGGMPNYLIGASYTGNWTYDWYFKFQQVFKNPMDTIFLLFICSYIMLLVFDVNAWLAIIGALAFTFSSFNFLNIDAGHMTKGNAIAFIPLVIAGIQMTFHKNRLIGALLTGIALSLQLAANHLQITYYIIFVIIAWVIVELIDAIKRNNLKNLILSGAFLMVAALVAVGTDITGLLATEEYGKYSLRSPSELTVAADGKQTADNGSTGLDKDYALAWSNGVTEPMTLLIPNFYGGSSAGELSTKSETYKLFQNAGYPNAKEVIKQMPTYWGDQPYTAGPIYYGAIICFLFIFGMIVVKSNAKWWILAASVLAIFLSMGRNFMPLTNIFFDYFPFYNKFRSVTFILCLTQTLFPLMAILGLRELISGKMTKKDLMNGLKYGGGITAAICLIMAMAPGMFASFTGMGDDRMDKGLVAALMADRESLMQMDALRSFALIVAAGALIWAFYNKKIKENVFMIVIGLLILGDLWQVDKRYLNERDFEKKKAEVLFEKSTADEIILQDTDPNYRVYNNTTDFDKDAITAYYHKSIGGYHGAKMRRFQELIEWQLAKNNMECFNMLNVKYFILGDSTGQKFAQRNPDANGNAWFVPNYKIVANADEEIKALTGFKSKELAFIDKRFEKDLANFKSSYDSTGTIKLTSYVPNKLVYESNTTTPQLTLFSEIFYDKGWNAYVDDKLVPHFRADYVLRAMIVPEGKHTITFKFEPEVVEKGQKIALASSATLYLGLIAVLGFYYVKKRKGEETV; via the coding sequence ATGAATAATAACGTGATTAAAAAAGCCATACCCCATTTAGTGGCTGTTGGAGTAATTTTACTCTGTATGTTTATTTACTTTCAACCATTTTTTAGTGGCAAAGTATTAAAACAATATGATGTAAGCCAATGGCGTGCTACCTACGAAGAAACAGCTAAATTTGAGAAGGCCTCAGGCGAAAGAACCTATTGGACCAATAGTATTTTTGGTGGAATGCCCAATTATTTAATAGGTGCTTCCTATACGGGTAACTGGACTTACGATTGGTATTTTAAATTTCAGCAGGTATTTAAAAATCCAATGGATACCATATTCCTGTTGTTTATATGCTCATACATTATGCTCTTGGTATTTGATGTAAATGCATGGCTGGCCATTATAGGGGCGCTGGCATTTACCTTTAGTTCGTTCAATTTTCTCAATATAGATGCTGGGCATATGACCAAGGGCAACGCCATTGCCTTTATTCCGCTGGTTATTGCGGGTATACAAATGACCTTTCATAAAAACCGTTTAATAGGGGCTTTGCTCACAGGTATAGCCCTGTCATTACAGTTAGCAGCTAACCATTTACAAATAACCTATTATATCATATTTGTTATTATAGCTTGGGTTATAGTAGAGTTAATAGATGCCATTAAACGAAACAACCTAAAGAACTTAATTTTAAGCGGAGCCTTTTTAATGGTTGCTGCTTTGGTAGCAGTAGGAACAGATATAACAGGTTTATTAGCTACCGAAGAGTATGGTAAATACAGTTTACGTTCACCAAGTGAATTAACCGTTGCTGCCGATGGAAAACAAACAGCCGATAATGGCAGCACTGGATTAGACAAAGACTATGCTTTGGCCTGGAGTAATGGTGTTACAGAACCAATGACGTTATTGATTCCAAATTTTTACGGAGGTTCAAGTGCCGGTGAATTAAGTACCAAAAGTGAAACCTATAAATTGTTTCAAAATGCAGGTTATCCCAATGCCAAAGAAGTAATAAAACAAATGCCAACCTATTGGGGCGATCAGCCTTATACAGCAGGTCCTATTTATTATGGTGCTATTATTTGCTTCCTGTTTATATTCGGAATGATAGTAGTAAAATCAAATGCCAAATGGTGGATTTTAGCTGCTTCCGTATTGGCCATATTTTTATCAATGGGGCGTAACTTTATGCCTTTAACCAATATATTCTTCGACTATTTCCCCTTCTATAATAAATTCAGGTCGGTAACATTTATTTTATGCCTTACCCAAACCTTGTTCCCTTTAATGGCCATATTAGGTTTACGGGAGTTAATCAGTGGTAAAATGACCAAAAAAGACCTGATGAATGGTTTAAAATATGGAGGAGGTATTACCGCTGCTATTTGTTTAATAATGGCTATGGCTCCCGGTATGTTTGCCAGCTTTACAGGTATGGGCGATGATAGAATGGATAAAGGTTTAGTAGCTGCATTAATGGCCGATAGGGAAAGCTTAATGCAAATGGATGCCTTACGTTCATTCGCTTTAATAGTAGCAGCAGGTGCTTTAATATGGGCTTTTTACAATAAGAAAATAAAAGAAAACGTATTCATGATAGTAATAGGTTTATTAATACTTGGCGATTTATGGCAAGTAGATAAACGTTACTTAAACGAGCGCGATTTTGAAAAGAAAAAAGCGGAAGTATTATTTGAAAAAAGCACTGCTGACGAAATTATTTTACAAGATACAGATCCTAATTACAGGGTTTATAACAACACTACTGATTTTGATAAAGATGCTATTACAGCCTATTACCATAAAAGTATAGGCGGTTACCATGGGGCTAAAATGCGCAGATTCCAGGAGTTAATAGAATGGCAGTTGGCAAAAAATAACATGGAGTGTTTCAATATGCTTAATGTTAAATATTTTATCCTTGGCGATTCAACAGGACAAAAGTTTGCACAACGTAACCCCGATGCCAATGGCAATGCATGGTTTGTACCAAACTATAAAATTGTAGCCAATGCAGATGAAGAAATAAAAGCACTAACAGGATTTAAATCAAAAGAGTTAGCCTTTATTGACAAACGTTTTGAAAAAGACTTAGCTAATTTTAAAAGCAGTTACGATAGTACCGGTACTATAAAATTAACAAGCTATGTGCCTAATAAATTGGTTTATGAAAGCAATACAACTACACCGCAGTTAACCCTGTTCAGCGAAATATTTTACGATAAAGGTTGGAATGCATACGTTGATGATAAACTAGTACCACACTTCAGAGCTGATTATGTTTTACGTGCTATGATAGTACCCGAAGGTAAACATACTATAACCTTTAAATTTGAACCTGAGGTAGTAGAAAAAGGACAAAAAATTGCCTTGGCTTCATCAGCTACTTTATACCTTGGTTTAATAGCCGTATTGGGTTTTTACTATGTGAAAAAACGCAAAGGAGAAGAAACAGTATAA
- a CDS encoding class I SAM-dependent methyltransferase, translating into MKIKLIESCNVCGNKSYTPHTQGYDFEYQTTFDTFNLVTCNACQHLYLQNVPDMEELPVIYPDNYQPYLFETDLNPVVRWFRDRVQLAKVKDYKKHIPAKANIIEIGAGSGILIESLKRFGPDTWKLTANEFEMKRLSRLEGKGIHFKLGNFETIEFEEKYDVIIMNQLIEHLYDPDKILKRCHSILNPNGIIIIETPNYDSLDHRLFKNKYWGGYHIPRHFNIYSDKTLKLHVEKNNFTVVKQEFLLSPAFWVQSMHHYFYDKKSSLNKFFTLNNLLVTGAVTCMDVLLKLFSKTSNQRMVARVK; encoded by the coding sequence ATGAAAATAAAACTGATTGAAAGCTGCAATGTTTGCGGCAACAAATCATATACTCCGCATACGCAAGGTTACGATTTTGAATACCAAACTACTTTTGATACTTTTAACCTAGTTACCTGTAATGCTTGCCAACATTTGTATTTACAAAATGTGCCTGATATGGAGGAGTTGCCCGTTATTTACCCGGATAATTACCAGCCTTATTTATTTGAAACAGATTTAAACCCTGTTGTGCGTTGGTTTAGAGACCGTGTACAATTGGCCAAGGTAAAGGATTATAAAAAACACATTCCCGCTAAAGCCAATATTATTGAAATTGGTGCCGGCTCAGGTATTTTAATTGAATCGTTGAAACGTTTTGGCCCTGATACATGGAAGCTAACAGCCAACGAATTTGAAATGAAACGCTTAAGCCGTTTAGAAGGTAAAGGCATTCATTTTAAGCTGGGTAATTTTGAAACGATTGAGTTTGAAGAGAAATACGATGTCATCATCATGAATCAATTAATTGAGCATTTGTATGACCCTGATAAAATATTAAAACGCTGCCACAGCATTTTAAATCCTAATGGCATTATAATTATTGAAACGCCTAATTATGATTCACTGGACCATCGCTTATTTAAAAACAAGTATTGGGGAGGCTATCATATTCCAAGGCACTTTAATATATACAGCGATAAAACGCTTAAGCTGCATGTAGAGAAAAACAATTTTACTGTGGTAAAACAGGAGTTTTTACTGTCGCCTGCTTTCTGGGTACAATCTATGCACCATTACTTTTACGATAAAAAAAGTAGCTTAAACAAATTCTTTACGCTTAATAATTTATTGGTAACAGGTGCCGTTACTTGTATGGATGTATTGCTTAAACTATTCAGCAAAACATCGAACCAGCGTATGGTGGCAAGGGTAAAATAA
- a CDS encoding fatty acid desaturase — MQASKRIALPKEIKEKNILIPLRDIGLDYLGIVLSIAQYGYFQNIVSLIAAIILTGIFIYRLQIIGHDGLHYALAENKSVNDFITRYILLSPQFTPMSLNRTNHLNHHGKFATSEDADWQYYQASDKNTKSKFYMWWANVIGFGFVFKIAHKLLFGKKTDAIQKKAANNKLEGLMKDFMAFAITQLIILTIFYFTLGWMYYFIIWVVAVFGVFIPLNTIRSFCEHSIPEPDDSATNRLYTFESNFLESFIIAPHNMNYHYEHHEYMYVPYYQLPQLKKLLMQADNGYVEHIRLSYWSHIKYFFSHLPILSK; from the coding sequence ATGCAAGCCTCTAAAAGAATTGCTTTACCTAAAGAAATAAAAGAAAAAAATATCCTTATTCCCCTAAGAGACATTGGTTTGGACTATTTAGGTATTGTATTATCCATTGCGCAATATGGCTATTTTCAAAATATAGTATCGCTGATAGCGGCCATTATTTTAACCGGTATTTTTATTTACCGCCTGCAAATTATAGGGCACGATGGTTTGCATTACGCTTTGGCTGAAAACAAATCGGTAAACGATTTCATTACCCGCTATATTTTATTGTCACCACAATTCACCCCAATGAGTTTAAACAGAACCAACCATTTAAACCATCATGGTAAATTTGCTACCAGTGAAGATGCTGATTGGCAATATTACCAAGCGAGTGATAAAAATACTAAATCGAAATTTTATATGTGGTGGGCCAATGTAATTGGTTTTGGCTTTGTGTTTAAAATTGCGCATAAATTATTATTTGGTAAAAAAACGGATGCCATTCAGAAAAAAGCTGCCAATAACAAATTAGAAGGTTTAATGAAAGATTTTATGGCTTTTGCCATTACACAGTTGATTATACTGACCATTTTTTATTTTACTCTGGGTTGGATGTATTATTTTATTATTTGGGTAGTAGCTGTATTTGGGGTGTTTATTCCATTAAATACTATCCGTAGTTTTTGTGAGCACTCTATACCTGAACCTGATGATAGTGCCACGAACAGGCTTTATACTTTTGAATCTAATTTTTTAGAATCATTTATTATTGCGCCTCATAATATGAATTACCATTATGAGCACCATGAATATATGTACGTTCCTTATTATCAATTGCCTCAATTAAAGAAACTTTTGATGCAAGCTGATAACGGTTATGTGGAACATATAAGACTTAGCTATTGGTCGCATATCAAGTATTTCTTTTCTCATCTTCCTATATTATCTAAATAA